From Etheostoma cragini isolate CJK2018 chromosome 1, CSU_Ecrag_1.0, whole genome shotgun sequence, a single genomic window includes:
- the baz2ba gene encoding bromodomain adjacent to zinc finger domain protein 2B isoform X10, with amino-acid sequence MESGERLASPAPTLSAARTSSPAASSSSSSSSSSSPAPHSKSSLAPSPSALGSTLSTSGRLFGAPGEQPFIGSTLSSAFPLVNHPAFGALYTTGAGRPEFGGLGSLGMSAALAAHPQLGALSAEWWRAAEAHGRGAAAFLPSFISFPPFFTPHLQPNHSASPVQIRMPGKNSHAPPKGVNGAVNGSGVCPPTTQSGSFSASPASVQASTKPTKKSDPSDSHRSSPKSNPELVEKPIHKTQKKQRKKPADTCVASNSESGTSSDSSSDGSLSSDLEDLAEDDEDDEDEDEDDEEEDKQSDMSDSEKRSRKRTKVLIPGTGTAKTDRPFSGELHDKKDTQAHKVSSNPPNLLPLPCSASPPALSQTALLAMHSSRSWTEGPQQHFSVIQSTGLAANSKPLALLSQPQRESSSPIALTTSPKALCSTASPKPPKLLPSSSPQHLPLSLCSSPKPRSVPSPPHSTLPLSTSAKPFGLTSSATSSQKSSLKPPRCTVPGSGKSNKKKQLEASLAQINEFRLKQTLMSQGQTFPAELKKQQQGPNKSPKRTSLSSSPLPPALPPPPQNNHSNLFLSSALLGLPEPHHPNGVIQSITQDAPLALITKPRKDSACHGKSPQCDSDAGSMPVNLSTGASRTQTTGQSGPPSQPSTTSPHATGHGSRKNKTTKGKGQTPGLGQTPGLGQADPLAAWKGFSQNHLVQSLVDLFRGGEPGIGIPGVGIPGVGIPGVGIPGTCNPTAGLPANKESDDSGDDDDDEDDDLEEEEEEEEDEEDSDDSLSESDSNSDSDISGKKVKELKLLPSGSSKKEMTPRRLTKGPELLNTSTNHTATSCSPLNLQVIKTPTMVTSSSALAYHSSPGSSSYSLASPLGLGKRKRVMDEKELMIPLELGWRRETRIKSVAGRSQGEVAYYGPCGKKLRQYPDVMKYLSRNGISGITRDNFSFSAKIRVGDFYEAREGPQGLQWSLLNEEEVIPHILAMEGRRGRPPNSDRQVAGEGGKGSRRRKGRPPNVGDPLVPEGPSPSEVKLLRKLEAQEIARQAAQMKLMRKLEKQAMARAAKEARKQQAIMAAEERRKQKEQIKILKQQEKIKRIQQIRMEKELRAQQILEAKRRKKEEAANAKILEAEKRIKEKELRRQQAEILKHQELERHRLDMERERRRQHIMLMKAVEARKKAEERERLRQEKRDEKRLNKERKLEQRRLELEIARELKKPNEDMCLSDHKPLPEFSRIPGLILPGRAVSNCLMLMQFLRGFGKVLGLDLNVDVPTLGMLQEGLLNVGDSMGQVQDLLVKLLSLAVCDPGLPPGQKTKTMLGDHLTNVGINRDNVSEVLQMYMGAHCANTELAPLALSLKTKAFQAHKPTQKASILGFLANELACSKAVISEIDKNLDQMANMRKDKVIMEGKLKKLKTIHAKRTGRREASMGVEENQSMGTPSSAAKRKRKLGGDSDDDDDDDDDSDDQAEDEEDEEEEEIKKVKKVETYDEDEVDQATSLEELEKQIEKLAKQHHQTRRKLFEISHSLRSMMYGQDRYRRRYWVLPHCGGVFIEAMESGEAPEELEEERQRRRRAAEEVQVKEEPQEIELQKENATNLDGQSIRTQGLEQENEEEKERKKNSTALFYQQPGCNSKLFTFRDDGKDFGKDTVMAEDKEIPRVRHNGSPVGTPVATSTVTSSSPIHSTSEPAVAKKTSFKDTTNIPPLASTSLSVPCLPVPHESPGNTPPTSSPYLSFQANDQLLRVLTERSGHWFSLLPRNPCDVTSITTIPPTAPRVSPQATSTPARPRSPPQSPALPLTPSAASASASPHHPAGLLNYPLSALQVKAGASLLGVSFGSWPCGMISPSLPLCSSPSPSPMLGHSLEGNTTASVSSKSESPLPRIEKTSSIPSPTLEMPKSLDHTIPRPIPDEMLTGWWRVSDIEELRALVGALHSRGMREKGLQRQMQKYTEIIPQVCTKHKDVAMIELHELEESQVSVESVRGWCVEEQAMEMDIAVLQQVEELERKVTAASLQVKGWTFPDPQSEREDLVYYEHKPFTKLTPASAHVGDKDPKEYLEERGEKGGVMRHLDNPLDIAVTRLADLERNIERSGEEEVAHGMKVWRKALTEVRSAAQLAMCIQQLQKSIAWERSIMKVYCQMCRKGDNEDLLLLCDGCDKGCHTYCHKPKITCIPEGDWYCPACISKASGPSPKNRKPPNKPVASSAGGGKKGGEGKKNVKQAGNGEVPEEDPASASSTPKKAAKDTSRKRKTEENAPALPAANQESPVCVKRAKTARDNNRDLGLCRVLLAELERHQDAWPFLTPVNLKSVPGYRKVIKKPMDFSTIREKLVSSQYQNLETFIIDVNLVFDNCEKYNEDNSDIGRAGHNMRKFFEKRWTELLKQTN; translated from the exons GCCGTCTGTTTGGAGCACCAGGAGAGCAGCCCTTCATTGGCTCCACATTGTCAAGTGCCTTCCCTCTAGTCAACCACCCAGCCTTCGGAGCCCTCTACACTACCGGAGCAGGCAGGCCTGAGTTTGGAGGCCTGGGTTCCCTAGGCATGTCAGCTGCTCTGGCTGCCCACCCTCAACTGGGAGCTCTCTCTG CAGAGTGGTGGCGAGCTGCTGAAGCCCATGGACGGGGAGCTGCTGCCTTTCTACCCTCTTTCATAAGCTTCCCTCCATTCTTCACCCCTCACCTTCAGCCCAACCACAGCGCCAGCCCGGTTCAGATCAGGATGCCTGGCAAGAATAGCCATGCCCCACCCAAAG GGGTGAATGGGGCAGTGAATGGCAGCGGCGTCTGTCCTCCCACCACACAATCAGGGAGCTTTTCTGCGAGTCCGGCTTCTGTTCAGGCATCGACTAAGCCAACCAAAAAGTCAGACCCCTCTGATAGTCACCGTAGCAGCCCTAAGAGCAATCCAGAGTTGGTGGAAAAACCgatccacaaaacacagaag AAGCAACGGAAGAAGCCAGCAGACACTTGTGTGGCGAGCAACAGTGAGTCCGGCACATCCTCAGACAGCTCAAGTGACGGGTCCCTCAGCAGTGATCTGGAAGACTTAGCAGAGGATGACgaagatgatgaggatgaggatgaggatgacgAAGAAGAGGACAAACAGAGTGACATGTCGGACTCAGAGAAGCGGAGCAGGAAGAGAACAAAG GTTTTGATACCAGGTACTGGAACTGCAAAGACTGACAGACCATTCTCTGGGGAGCTCCATGACAAGAAAGACACCCAGGCTCACAAGGTCTCCTCCAACCCCCCTAACCTTTTGCCCTTACCCTGCTCTGCCTCCCCTCCTGCCTTGTCCCAAACGGCGCTGCTGGCCATGCACAGCTCCAGGTCCTGGACAGAGGGCCCACAGCAACACTTCAGTGTGATCCAGTCCACTGGCTTGGCTGCCAACTCAAAGCCCCTGGCACTCCTCTCTCAGCCCCAGAGGGAGTCTTCCTCCCCCATAGCCCTCACCACATCTCCAAAGGCACTCTGCAGCACTGCCTCTCCCAAACCTCCCAAACTGctgccctcctcctctccccagCACCTGCCCCTCTCCCTCTGCTCCTCCCCTAAGCCTCGCTCAGTCCCCTCTCCGCCCCACTCAACTCTCCCACTGTCTACCTCCGCAAAACCCTTTGGTTTGACCTCATCTGCAACAAGCTCCCAGAAGTCCTCACTGAAGCCACCTCGGTGCACTGTTCCTGGCTCGGGTAAATCCAACAAGAAGAAACAGCTGGAAGCTTCACTTGCGCAGATCAATGAGTTCAGGCTAAAACAG ACCCTCATGTCCCAAGGGCAGACGTTCCCAGCTGAGctgaagaagcagcagcaggggcCAAACAAGTCTCCCAAAAGGACGTCTCTGTCTTCATCGCCATTGCCACCCGCTCTGCCTCCTCCACCCCAGAACAATCACTCCAACCTCTTCCTCTCGAGTGCCCTGCTGGGGCTCCCTGAACCTCACCACCCCAATGGAGTCATCCAAAGCATCACTCAGGACGCACCTTTGGCCCTCATCACAAAACCTCGCAAAGACTCTGCCTGTCATGGCAAGTCCCCTCAGTGTGACTCTGATGCTGGGTCAATGCCTGTCAATCTGAGCACAGGGGCGAGCAGGACCCAAACTACTGGCCAATCTGGGCCACCTTCACAGCCCTCCACTACCTCACCCCATGCCACAGGCCATGGATCCAGAAAGAACAAGACCACTAAGGGTAAGGGACAGACACCAGGGCTGGGACAGACACCAGGGCTGGGACAAGCGGACCctttagctgcctggaagggtTTCTCTCAGAACCATCTGGTACAGTCTCTAGTAGATTTGTTCCGTGGAGGAGAGCCCGGGATCGGGATTCCTGGAGTTGGTATACCTGGAGTTGGAATTCCTGGAGTGGGGATCCCTGGGACATGTAACCCCACAGCTGGTCTTCCGGCTAACAAGGAATCTGATGACTcaggagatgatgatgatgatgaggatgacgaccttgaggaggaggaggaggaggaggaggatgaagaggattCAGATGATAGTCTTTCAG AGTCTGATAGCAATTCAGACAGCGACATCTCTGGGAAGAAAGTGAAGGAGTTAAAACTGCTGCCGTCTGGATCATCTAAGAAGGAGATGACTCCCCGTAGGCTAACCAAAGGCCCAGAACTACTGAACACCTCAACCAATCACACCGCCACCAGCTGCTCCCCTCTCAACCTACAGGTCATCAAAACTCCCACCATGGTCACCAGCTCCAGTGCCTTGGCCTATCACAGCTCTCCAGGCTCTTCCTCCTACAGCCTAGCATCTCCATTAG GCTtagggaagaggaagagggtgaTGGATGAGAAGGAGTTGATGATACCTCTGGAGTTGGG gtGGCGGAGAGAAACAAGAATCAAATCTGTGGCAGGGCGATCACAGGGAGAGGTGGCCTACTACGGCCCGTGTGGCAAGAAACTAAGGCAGTACCCAGATGTGATGAAG TATCTATCCAGAAATGGAATAAGTGGCATCACGCGCGATAATTTTAGCTTCAGTGCAAAGATAAGGGTTGGTGACTTCTATGAAGCCAGAGAAGGACCCCAG GGTTTACAATGGAGCCTGTTGAATGAAGAGGAGGTCATTCCTCATATTTTGGCGATGGAAGGCCGTAGGGGTCGCCCCCCTAATTCAGACCGCCAGGTAGCGGGCGAAGGTGGCAAAGGTTCCCGACGGAGGAAGGGACGGCCCCCTAATGTGGGCGATCCACTGGTGCCCGAGGGCCCCAGTCCCAGTGAAGTCAAACTCCTGCGCAAGCTAGAGGCTCAAG AAATAGCCCGACAGGCCGCCCAGATGAAACTGATGAGAAAACTGGAAAAGCAAGCAATGGCGCGTGCAGCCAAAGAAGCTCGGAAACAGCAAG CTATCATGGCAgcggaggagaggaggaagcagAAAGAGCAGATCAAGATCCTAAAGCAGCAG gaaaagATCAAGCGCATTCAGCAGATTCGGATGGAGAAGGAACTCAGGGCGCAGCAAATTTTGGAG GCCAAAcggagaaagaaggaagaagcCGCCAATGCCAAAATATTGGAGGCGGAAAAACGGATAAag GAAAAAGAGTTGAGGAGACAGCAGGCGGAGATTCTCAAACACCAG GAGTTGGAGAGGCATAGACTAGATATG gagagagagaggaggaggcaaCATATAATGCTGATGAAGGCTGTTGAGGCTCGCAAGAAAGCAGAG GAGCGTGAGCGCTTGCGGCAGGAAAAAAGGGATGAGAAGCGACTGAACAAAGAGCGCAAACTGGAGCAACGAAGGCTGGAGCTGGAGATAGCGAGGGAACTGAAGAAGCCAAATGAAgacatgtgtctgtctgatCATAAG CCTCTCCCTGAGTTCTCCCGCATTCCTGGACTCATCTTACCAGGACGTGCCGTGTCTAACTGCCTGATGCTGATGCAGTTCCTGCGAGGCTTCGGGAAGGTTTTGGGGCTTGATTTGAATGTGGATGTGCCTACCCTGGGCATGCTACAGGAGGGCCTGCTCAATGTGGGGGACAGCATGGGCCAGGTTCAAGACCTTCTGGTCAAACTGCTTTCTCTGGCAGTCTGTGATCCCGGTTTGCCACCTGGACAAAAG ACAAAAACCATGCTGGGGGACCACCTGACCAATGTTGGCATCAACAGGGATAATGTGTCTGAGGTGCTACAGATGTACATGGGAGCCCATTGTGCCAATACTGAGCTGGCCCCTCTGGCCCTCAGTCTAAAGACCAAGGCCTTCCAGGCCCACAAGCCCACCCAGAAGGCCTCAATCCTGGGCTTCCTGGCTAATGAGCTGGCCTGCAGCAAAGCTGTTATCAG TGAGATTGACAAGAACCTGGATCAGATGGCAAACATGAGGAAGGACAAGGTCATCATGGAGGGAAAACTGAAGAA gTTGAAGACCATTCATGCCAAACGTACTGGGAGGAGGGAGGCCAGTATGGGGGTTGAAGAGAACCAGTCTATGGGCACTCCGTCCTCTGCCGCCAAACGCAAGAGGAAACTGGGCGGAGACAGcgacgatgatgatgacgacgatGACGACAGTGATGACCAGGCagaggacgaggaggacgaggaggaggaagaaattAAGAAGGTTAAAAAAGTGGAGACCTATGATGAG GATGAGGTTGACCAAGCCACCAGtctggaggagctggagaagcAGATAGAGAAATTAGCCAAG CAACATCATCAGACCAGGCGAAAGCTGTTTGAGATATCCCATTCTCTACGCTCCATGATGTATGGCCAGGACCGTTACCGCCGCCGGTACTGGGTGCTCCCCCACTGCGGAGGGGTCTTCATTGAAGCCATGGAGAGTGGAGAAG CTCCAGAGGAACTGGAGGAGGAGCgacagagaaggaggagagcgGCAGAGGAGGTCCAGGTCAAAGAGGAACCTCAGGAGATCGAGTTGCAGAAGGAGAACGCCACCAACCTCGATGGACAGAGCATTAGAACACAAGGCTTGGAGCAAGAGAAcgaggaggaaaaggagaggaagaaaaactcCACGGCCCTCTTCTACCAGCAGCCGGGCTGTAATTCCAAACTGTTCACATTCCGGGATGACGGCAAGGACTTTGGCAAAGACACTGTAATGGCAGAGGACAAGGAGATTCCCCGTGTGAGACATAACGGCAGCCCTGTGGGCACTCCTGTTGCAACAAGCACGGTAACATCATCCTCCCCCATTCACAGTACCTCTGAGCCGGCAGTAGCAAAAAAAACCTCTTTTAAAGACACTACAAACATCCCTCCCCTAGCCTCAACCTCTTTATCTGTCCCGTGCCTGCCAGTCCCACATGAAAGCCCAGGGAACACTCCTCCAACCTCATCTCCGTACTTGTCATTCCAAGCCAACGACCAGCTACTCAGAGTCTTGACAGAGAGGAGTGGACACTGGTTCAGTCTGCTCCCTCGCAACCCCTGTGACGTCACTTCCATCACCACAATTCCTCCCACAGCGCCCCGTGTGTCTCCCCAGGCGACCTCTACCCCAGCCAGGCCAAGATCCCCACCTCAGTCCCCTGCCCTGCCTCTCACCCCTTCTGCTGCTTCAGCCTCAGCCAGCCCGCACCACCCAGCTGGCCTCCTCAACTACCCACTATCCGCCCTGCAG gtGAAGGCTGGTGCTTCATTGCTAGGAGTTTCTTTCGGAAGCTGGCCCTGTGGCATGATAAGTCCCAGCCTGCCTCTGTGCAGCAGCCCTAGTCCCAGCCCCATGCTGGGTCACTCTCTGGAGGGCAACACGACAGCAAGTGTCTCCAGCAAAAGTGAATCCCCTTTACCTCGCATTGAAAAAACCTCATCCATCCCCTCTCCTACCCTAGAGATGCCCAAATCCCTGGACCACACCATACCTCGGCCTATTCCAGATG AGATGCTGACAGGGTGGTGGCGGGTGTCTGACATCGAGGAGCTGAGGGCTTTAGTCGGTGCTCTCCACAGCCGAGGCATGAGGGAGAAGGGCCTACAGAGGCAAATGCAGAAATACACAGAGATCATCCCCCAGGTCTGCACCAAACACAAAGATG TGGCCATGATCGAGCTCCATGAGCTGGAGGAGAGCCAGGTCAGTGTGGAGTCTGTGCGGGGCTGGTGTGTTGAGGAGCAGGCGATGGAGATGGACATTGCCGTGCTGCAACAGGTAGAGGAGCTGGAGAGGAAGGTGACTGCAGCCAGCCTGCAGGTCAAG GGCTGGACATTTCCGGACCCTCAATCTGAGCGAGAGGACCTGGTGTATTACGAGCACAAACCCTTCACCAAATTAACGCCAGCGTCTGCACACGTGGGAGACAAGGACCCCAAGGAGTATCTGGAGGAGCGGGGGGAGAAGGGCGGGGTGATGCGTCACCTGGACAACCCGCTGGACATAGCAGTGACACGTCTGGCTGATCTGGAGCGCAACATCGAGAGAAG CGGTGAAGAGGAGGTGGCCCATGGTATGAAGGTGTGGAGGAAGGCGCTGACTGAAGTGCGTAGTGCTGCTCAGTTGGCCATGTGTATTCAACAACTGCAGAAGTCTATCGCCTGGGAGAGGTCAATTATGAAAGTG tATTGCCAGATGTGCAGGAAGGGGGACAACGAGGACCTTCTCCTGCTGTGTGATGGCTGTGATAAAGGCTGCCACACTTACTGTCACAAACCCAAGATCACCTGTATCCCAGAGGGAGACTGGTACTGCCCGGCCTGCATATCCAAG GCAAGTGGCCCATCtcccaaaaacagaaaacctcCAAACAAACCTGTAGCATCCAGCGCAGGAGGTGGTAAGAAAGGTGGAGAGGGGAAGAAGAACGTGAAGCAGGCAGGTAACGGGGAAGTACCGGAGGAGGACCCGGCCAGCGCCAGCAGCACACCCAAGAAAGCAGCAAAAGACACCAGCAGGAAGAGGAAAACAGAAGAGAACGCACCTGCTCTGccagcagccaatcaggagagccctgtgtgtgtgaagcGAGCCAAGACAGCTAGAGACAACAACAGGGATCTGGGGTTATGCAG GGTACTCCTTGCTGAGTTGGAGCGGCATCAGGATGCATGGCCTTTTCTCACACCTGTCAACCTGAAATCGGTCCCTGGCTACAGGAAGGTCATCAAGAAACCGATGGACTTCTCCACCATACGGGAGAAGCTTGTGAGCAGCCA gtaTCAAAACCTGGAGACTTTCATCATTGATGTCAACTTGGTCTTTGATAACTGTGAAAAATACAATGAAGACAATTCGGACATTGGTCGAGCTGGTCATAACATGAGGAAGTTCTTTGAGAAGCGCTGGACTGAGCttctgaaacaaacaaactaa